The genomic stretch AAATGTGAGTGAGTGTTGGACCGAAAGAGGCAAACTCCAGCCAGCAGGCTCCCCTCCAGCTAATACTCTGCAAAGCTGCAGGTAACAGCCCTTGCTTCCCCTACCCAAACCGGTTATAGTCCGGAAATCAGCCCCCACAATGCCACCTCTAGTGTGCACctgcaaaagaagacaaaattcatgaatgaatcagagtacaaggcagcacaaaacaccaaaatcagttaaagGATGCTGCAAGGTCAGCCAACACTCAACCTcttgcagctttcagttacaccCCAGCTATAAGTATAGATCAGCCTCGGCCTCTTCCTCCCCATTTATCACAAAGCAACATCCAATTAAAGAAAGAGAGGAGCCGAGGAAGGGGGAGGAGGCGAGGGTGAAACAAGAGCAAAGACAAGGACTAGCAGCACAAGTTCAGTGGAGGTAACCACACTTCCTTTCAACCTCTGTTAACCATATTATAGCATCATGTAGACATCACAAGCATGCTAGAGGAACCCCATAGTTTCAGAGAATATAAGTAAGCCGTAAATAATTAAAGGAACAACACTTTAGCCAACTGTCAAGCTCATCCCAGTAGGTGGACGATTAAGTTCAGACACGAACCAACGAAGTAGAGAAAAACACCTAAATAGCTAAGGTAGAAGACTTAGCCTAGGAGTTTTCTGTTGAAGAAGGCGACGCCGACTGCGAAGCAGCGGCGAGCCGGCGGAGATAGCCGAGGAAAGGATCTGCAGCTCGCCGGAGAGGTGACGGCACCGGCAGGAGTGTGTGCTGCCTCAGCGCAACGGGGAGACCCGACGGAGGCGGCTACACAGCCGCGGCGTCGGCTGGAGACGGAGGCGGCATCGGCTTCGCGTCGGTAGGCTGCACCCAACGTGAGACGCAGAGAGGGAAGACGTCGACGGCGCGAGCCCACCAAGCTCCAGTGATGGCGCCGACGATGGTGGTGCGTGGTGGCTGGTGTGGCGGTGAAATCCGCCgaggaaggagaagaagattaGGAATTTGCCTTTGTTTTGAGATTTGGGGATTTGAATCTTGTTGAAGATGGAATGAGAGAGAGTCGACGGGTTGGAGTATGGAATTGGGCTccccaattttttaaaactgtTTGGcctagttcttttttttttatttgggccTCCTTTCATAATGGAAGAAAATAAATGATGATGATTAAAAGAGATGTAGGAATTGGGCCTGGTATTACATCCTGGCCCAGATTCTGAGTATTTTAACCACGTGGGATTAGGCCCATCGCTCTAAATAGAGCCGGAACTTAAGAAGAGAAATTTtccctaagccacggaagaaaggAACTATATTAAGCCGTGTTGAAATAATTTTCGATAAGGAATTAAAGCGGACTTTATTAGTCAcaaaaagtattttaaaaatacttaagaAATCCGGAAATTTTATACCCGATCGGGTCAGCCGGTTTCAGAACAaattaaatcgccgatttaattaaatatttaagacttctaattttagaagacagaaatttaaaacaataagcacacgcttaggcatgcattcatgcaagattgaATGATTActcaaagcctaatttaagtacattatttttttgaaaagggacgtcgtcgctcgacgagtaaatctcaagtCAGACAGTACCCGTTTGAAAaggttaagcaaacgaggtgggcttttctatcctacattatgtgtgggcttttctatcctacattatgtgtgggcttctttcctttttatttacagaactctatgagaataagtgtgaacttttgaatgagttgtcatgccatgttttattttgtgattgccattcatgGATAAAACGAactcgggtcccagtaggtcagtaaatcctactcggacttgTGTACACttacggaccgtgagctagcgcaaggttggccggtctaggggtcgtgagctagcgccaggttggccgacccagtgatcgtggaatgtggccacattcccgattcacacagcttgacatggtatatcatcagaaagttaaaagactgcagtctatttcagaaagaaataacagattttagtgaccgggacttgttttcagaaaaaaaccccgcgttcactcagcttggcagacaattaaaagaaaaacagttttcggcataagccactgagtatatcaagtactcagccctgcatattgttttccttaatgtgcaggttgatcgatcgaggcagaggaggtgttgggactgaagataaaataaaagaagggtagctagtgtagtatgtctccatacatgttatacttgtcttggaactcttccgctgcatagacctagctttgtctcagtaaagacaatgtcccacTTTTCACTCTGATGTAATAACTTGCTATCTTGATGACTTTTAGACagtatttccttaatttcagtaattatgatgatgtgttgagacagtttagtattgttagtcgcgaaatagctgcgctttctttgactaggaagttgtggtcgtgacacaTACAATGTATAAAATGTCTGAACAGCCAAGCAAATGCCCATGTTTTCTCGCTACACACCAACCCGGCCACAAATGTCACAGGACTACCATGATTATCCTTTCCAGTGAAAGGCGTGAAGATCATACAGTACCTGCGAACATGACAAAAATCGGTCGGCATAGGCGTAATCGCATCATAATCCCAATGTCTTTACAAAGACCAAGTTATAACGAAAATAGTTTACCTTCCAGCTTGTTCGGGAGATGcatccctacacggaaagagatcgtacccgcgatctagtaaagtgatctaatgtggcgtaacaagcccaagtggctacgtgatccagaagcgatacttatagcgtgctacgaagcacgatggagaatgtGATGTTTTACCAGAATCGGCGTTCTAAGTTATCAAGAAcgatatgaaagtatgacctcCAGCTGCAGTTATCAGTTTAATAGCACGAGAAACCCCATCTTGAAATGTATGGTTTCTTAGAACGCGTTTATCATGTCAGAACTccacaagaacaaacaaagaagtgtcacataactagaaccgatgaatataatcaatagtacttacttggatcccAGTGAAATTCTTTCTAAGAGTCCTCCCAGAGCACGGTACCCCCGTCTATTCAGACTTTAGTTCGACTCACAAGTAACATGCCAGTATTCATTTCTCTATGCGAGGTTTGACTCACTTCCAGCTTATGGACTGCAGTCCTTTTTGACTCATCGtacataaagagtaaagttttgactgtttAAGCTCCAGTCGTAAACCCTAAATTCTACAGTTGTTCATATCCATGATCTTCGGAATGAGCGTATTCCTCAGACATTCTTTGAACCTCCGGGACAACGATGTCCTGTCGGCTATTAAGacctttgattgactcacgttctgCAAGTAGTACGCCACTGTCATTCTCTTCAGGAAAGCGGCGActcagtttcagttcccaaatttTGGATACCTTTATGTTTcaagcatcgttatttgttgttgtctcctttgagccacaatattggagatttatatctcgatttcttggactcgtgcaatgaaatttcattcttatgATGCTTACAGTTCCGACCCCCAGAATGGTCGCgccttttaaatattttctcagcGCATTTCATATTGTGTTGGCACTCTTGTTCACCTCCCTATTTTAAAACTGTGTTGTAGCAATATTTTTCCTACGGAGGTGAAATTATTCCATCCCAGTTCCAATACATGCATTATTCCTAGTCTCAGAATTTTTCTGCAGTTtgaagttaaggcaagcatattgTACTTTTCCCTAACGAGCTTGGCATAGCTGATTtttctgaatagttcatttcagtgtATTGCCTTATtgaacctatgaaatcattgatgtgattttgttattccatatcaagatgcctttgaagcatgatcaatgttccttcattgcaatcgcctacgtttCTAAATTTTCGCGGTTGACCATCTTAGGcggtgacatgtttgaaccactatCCTTGATGCTCATATCCTTTCAGTTTAATTGGACAACAGTACTGTCTTATTTGGCAGCTCACTATGGAAATTTACAGTTGattcatttccatccagttttcatgacctatctcatgattatttctagctcCCATCAAGGGTGGACTTCAACTTCTATGAGTTCATTTGAAACCAGTTGAGCCCAtagttctttgaatgaactcagtacttaccttcaaggtcgattatcgACGAAAATTCATATAAGTTGAACAAGGGATGCTATTCTTGTCCAGTTGGGTATTCAGGAgcccttcaaattttcagtcatactctcttgtgtgaataataa from Salvia splendens isolate huo1 chromosome 4, SspV2, whole genome shotgun sequence encodes the following:
- the LOC121799453 gene encoding uncharacterized protein LOC121799453; amino-acid sequence: MNQSTRQHKTPKSVKGCCKVSQHSTSCSFQLHPSYKYRSASASSSPFITKQHPIKEREEPRKGEEARVKQEQRQGLAAQVQWRDVVARRVNLKSDSTRLKRLSKRG